Proteins co-encoded in one Rhodococcus sp. PAMC28707 genomic window:
- a CDS encoding sensor domain-containing protein has translation MTGTAEAGGQGATSITSRDGSNTPEDGQDLGALLIDPSQFPAPYEAIVLPPQAIAQASPDLTGIPAGAEVSPAGCKPTEPSSAPGSAALIVGTDNANRSTISIELTAVDEPLSVRKEQLQQCGEVEATKSGATSVIRSTISPAPPINADETLAVKQTVNSGTGADSVTQSMLTLMAQVDDVRIAATFMSFDNSAPDAAVLDELFTAAVQKVNAG, from the coding sequence GTGACCGGCACCGCCGAAGCCGGCGGCCAGGGGGCGACGTCGATTACCTCTCGAGACGGGTCGAACACACCTGAAGACGGGCAGGATCTCGGCGCGCTTCTGATCGATCCATCCCAGTTCCCAGCCCCGTACGAGGCCATAGTGCTCCCTCCGCAAGCGATTGCGCAGGCGTCCCCGGATCTCACCGGAATTCCTGCTGGCGCCGAGGTATCACCAGCGGGCTGCAAGCCCACGGAACCAAGTTCGGCGCCGGGTAGCGCTGCGTTGATCGTCGGAACCGATAACGCCAACCGGTCGACGATTTCGATAGAACTGACCGCGGTCGACGAGCCTCTGTCGGTACGCAAGGAGCAACTTCAGCAGTGCGGTGAGGTCGAGGCAACCAAATCCGGTGCCACCTCCGTCATTCGGTCGACTATTTCCCCGGCTCCGCCGATCAATGCCGACGAGACCCTTGCGGTGAAGCAGACCGTGAATTCTGGTACCGGCGCGGACTCGGTGACGCAATCGATGCTCACGTTGATGGCCCAGGTCGACGACGTTCGAATAGCAGCGACGTTCATGTCGTTCGACAACTCCGCGCCGGATGCTGCCGTGTTGGACGAGTTGTTCACCGCTGCGGTCCAGAAGGTGAACGCCGGATAG
- a CDS encoding bifunctional GNAT family N-acetyltransferase/acetate--CoA ligase family protein: protein MRSETTFPKHWVVDVLASDGGVVHLRPIVPSDGKALIEFHSGLSERTRYLRYFGPYPTMPQRDVLNFTTVDHHSRVAFVAILGDDIIAVGRYERLPEGDGNSAEVAFVVADSHQGRGLGPILLEHLAGAAAENGVRMFVAEVLAENRNMVSVFREAGYQVSRSYEGGVLRLEFAIDPSEALLSVRNSRERAAEARSVRNVLSPTSVAVIGASTDSSKVGNAVLANLLAGGFTGPVYPVNADHKSVRGVRAYPSVHDIPDSVDLAIAAVPADAIDDVLDDCLDKGVKALVVVSGGFGETGEAGQENERRLVHAARAHGMRLVGPNALGVANTDPAFALNATLAPRLPMPGRVGFFCQSGALGIAILDQAAKRRLGLSTFVSAGNRADVSGNDLLQYWDSDPETEVVLLYLESFGNPRKFTRIARRVARTKPIIAVKSGRGAVPPALATGPAIDDSIVKALFEQAGVIQVDTIAQLFDCAILFGYQPLPSGPRVAVVGNSTALGVLAVDAARADGLHAGVPIDVGPQAGPEEFAAAVAGALAAGDVDSVIVVFVPPVAVTVEPFAKALGDAVLGADKPVLTTFLATEGIPDVLAVRGEFGQPIRGSVPSYSSPERAVTALAKAWRYAAWRSRPVSTPLRPSGIDSERAQSLVRDWSAQEHTRWLSDFETAELLGCYGIEITEFRSVIDEDEAVAAGEELGYPVAVKATGAQWRHRPDLGGVRLDLTGPEATRLAYRALAADSGEPLLHVQKMAAKGIGCVVRVQDDPSFGSLISFGLAGVISDLLGDRAYRVLPLTEDEAVQLIDAPKAAPLLSGYRNAVPVDKSALVDIVQRVSAMADDIPEIRELACEPVLASAHGAQITDARVRLGPEPSKNDLGPRRLR, encoded by the coding sequence GTGCGCTCGGAAACGACATTTCCCAAGCACTGGGTCGTCGACGTACTCGCCTCGGACGGGGGAGTGGTGCATCTGCGCCCGATCGTGCCGTCCGATGGGAAGGCGTTGATCGAGTTCCACAGCGGACTGTCCGAGCGCACTCGATATCTGCGGTATTTCGGTCCGTACCCGACCATGCCGCAGCGTGACGTCCTCAACTTCACGACTGTCGACCATCACTCGAGGGTCGCGTTCGTGGCAATACTCGGCGACGACATCATCGCGGTCGGTCGCTACGAACGTCTGCCGGAGGGCGATGGTAACTCTGCGGAGGTCGCATTCGTCGTAGCCGACTCGCATCAAGGCCGCGGGCTCGGGCCTATTCTGCTCGAACATCTCGCCGGAGCTGCAGCGGAGAACGGCGTCCGGATGTTCGTCGCCGAGGTGCTCGCCGAGAACCGAAACATGGTCAGTGTCTTCCGCGAAGCCGGGTATCAGGTCAGCCGAAGCTACGAAGGGGGCGTGCTGCGTCTGGAATTCGCCATCGACCCGAGTGAAGCTCTGCTGTCGGTGCGCAATTCGCGCGAGCGAGCGGCCGAGGCGCGCAGTGTCCGAAACGTGCTGAGTCCGACCTCCGTCGCAGTGATCGGCGCGTCGACCGACAGTTCCAAGGTTGGAAACGCGGTGTTGGCCAACCTCCTTGCCGGCGGCTTCACCGGACCGGTGTACCCGGTCAATGCCGATCACAAGTCAGTGCGTGGCGTTCGGGCCTACCCGTCGGTGCACGATATTCCGGACTCAGTGGATCTGGCCATCGCAGCGGTTCCTGCCGATGCCATCGACGACGTCCTCGACGATTGTCTCGACAAAGGTGTCAAAGCCCTCGTCGTCGTGTCAGGTGGGTTCGGTGAGACCGGTGAAGCGGGTCAGGAGAACGAGCGCCGGTTGGTACACGCGGCGCGGGCGCACGGTATGAGGCTCGTCGGACCCAATGCATTGGGCGTCGCCAACACCGACCCGGCCTTCGCCCTCAACGCAACCCTCGCTCCGCGACTTCCGATGCCTGGGCGCGTCGGCTTCTTCTGTCAATCCGGGGCCCTCGGCATCGCAATTCTCGACCAAGCAGCAAAACGGAGACTGGGTCTGTCGACCTTCGTCTCGGCGGGCAATCGCGCGGACGTGTCGGGAAACGATCTTCTGCAGTACTGGGATTCGGACCCCGAAACAGAGGTCGTTCTGCTGTACCTCGAAAGTTTCGGTAACCCACGCAAATTCACCCGGATCGCGCGACGCGTAGCACGTACCAAGCCCATCATCGCGGTCAAGAGTGGCCGAGGTGCGGTGCCGCCGGCACTGGCAACGGGACCTGCTATCGATGATTCCATCGTCAAGGCGTTGTTCGAGCAGGCAGGTGTGATCCAAGTCGACACCATCGCGCAGTTGTTCGATTGCGCAATTCTGTTCGGCTACCAACCATTACCTTCCGGGCCACGCGTCGCCGTCGTCGGCAACTCGACAGCCCTCGGCGTTCTCGCTGTGGACGCTGCGCGTGCCGATGGATTGCACGCGGGAGTGCCGATCGACGTAGGTCCACAGGCCGGCCCGGAAGAATTCGCGGCCGCGGTGGCGGGTGCCCTCGCAGCCGGCGACGTCGATTCGGTCATCGTCGTCTTCGTGCCACCGGTGGCGGTCACGGTCGAGCCGTTCGCCAAGGCTCTCGGCGATGCAGTCCTAGGTGCCGACAAACCCGTCCTGACGACATTCCTCGCGACAGAGGGGATACCGGACGTATTGGCCGTACGCGGGGAATTCGGACAGCCGATCCGCGGATCGGTGCCTTCGTATTCGAGCCCGGAGCGTGCGGTGACGGCACTTGCGAAGGCCTGGCGTTACGCGGCCTGGCGGAGCAGACCTGTGTCGACACCTCTGCGGCCCAGCGGTATCGATTCCGAACGTGCACAGTCATTGGTTCGTGACTGGTCGGCTCAGGAACACACTCGGTGGCTTTCGGATTTCGAGACTGCTGAGCTTCTCGGGTGCTACGGGATAGAGATAACCGAGTTTCGTTCAGTGATAGATGAGGACGAAGCCGTTGCTGCCGGTGAGGAATTGGGCTATCCCGTCGCGGTCAAAGCGACAGGAGCGCAGTGGAGACACCGACCGGATCTCGGTGGTGTTCGGCTCGATCTCACCGGACCCGAGGCCACACGTCTGGCCTATCGCGCGCTCGCGGCCGATTCTGGTGAGCCGCTGCTCCACGTCCAGAAGATGGCAGCAAAAGGTATCGGTTGTGTGGTGCGGGTTCAGGACGATCCGTCGTTCGGTTCGCTGATCTCGTTCGGACTGGCTGGAGTGATATCGGATCTTCTGGGAGACAGGGCATATCGCGTGCTCCCGTTGACGGAGGACGAAGCGGTGCAATTGATCGACGCACCGAAGGCTGCTCCATTGCTGTCCGGGTACCGCAATGCAGTCCCGGTCGACAAGAGCGCGCTCGTGGACATCGTTCAACGAGTGTCGGCGATGGCCGACGATATCCCCGAGATCAGAGAACTGGCGTGCGAACCGGTTCTGGCGTCTGCGCATGGTGCACAGATCACCGATGCACGCGTACGTCTCGGACCCGAGCCGAGCAAGAACGATCTCGGCCCGCGACGTTTGCGCTGA
- a CDS encoding acetoin utilization protein AcuC, whose translation MADQVARSPFQNPAVAEDIVVWSAEYLSYRWSDDHPMNPTRLDLTMSLARQIGVLDGIELVEPTAAPDSELLRIHTPAYIEAVKRAPEKLAASEELASAGHSEEPEHGLGGDDNPIFQRMHEASAMLTGGSLAAAREIASGRARRAVSIGGGMHHAMADWASGFCVYNDAAIAISWLLDNGFDRIAYIDVDAHHGDGVQHAFIDDPRVLTVSLHQHPATLWPNTGWSSEVGSGAAEGTAINIPLLPGTGDRLWLRAFHAIVPGAISAFRPQIIVSQCGVDSHREDPLADLALTVDGQNAAFLAMRDLADEHSEGRWLAVGGGGYGLVRVVPRAWTHLIAAALGRPIDPAMPLPDLWRDRVRHLAPSVDLPQAMGDGGDVDYPAWDGPGGAVQGSIEAADRALERVDSAIIATRRASFPLLGLDPEDPRD comes from the coding sequence ATGGCAGACCAGGTGGCTCGATCACCGTTCCAGAATCCGGCAGTCGCAGAAGACATCGTCGTGTGGAGCGCGGAGTACCTCTCGTATCGGTGGAGCGATGACCACCCCATGAACCCGACCCGACTGGATCTGACCATGTCGCTGGCGCGGCAGATCGGTGTGCTCGACGGCATCGAACTCGTGGAGCCGACCGCCGCGCCGGATTCGGAGCTGCTGAGGATTCACACTCCGGCCTACATCGAAGCGGTCAAGCGTGCCCCTGAGAAACTTGCCGCTTCGGAGGAACTGGCATCGGCCGGCCATTCGGAGGAGCCGGAACACGGGCTCGGCGGAGACGACAATCCGATCTTCCAACGCATGCACGAAGCGAGCGCGATGCTGACCGGCGGTTCGCTGGCAGCAGCCCGGGAGATTGCGTCCGGACGGGCTCGACGAGCTGTCAGCATCGGCGGTGGAATGCACCACGCGATGGCGGACTGGGCGTCTGGTTTCTGCGTGTACAACGATGCTGCGATCGCAATTTCATGGTTATTGGACAATGGGTTCGATCGAATTGCCTACATCGATGTCGATGCGCACCACGGTGACGGGGTGCAGCATGCCTTCATCGACGATCCGAGGGTGCTGACCGTGTCTTTGCACCAACATCCGGCGACGTTGTGGCCCAACACGGGGTGGTCGAGCGAAGTCGGTTCCGGTGCTGCGGAGGGCACGGCAATCAACATTCCACTCCTGCCTGGCACCGGTGACCGACTGTGGTTACGCGCATTCCATGCGATCGTGCCTGGGGCCATTTCTGCGTTCCGCCCGCAGATCATCGTGAGCCAATGTGGAGTCGACAGTCACAGAGAGGATCCGCTCGCGGACCTCGCCCTCACCGTCGACGGCCAGAATGCCGCATTTCTCGCGATGCGTGACCTCGCGGACGAGCATTCGGAGGGGCGATGGCTGGCAGTCGGCGGAGGTGGTTACGGACTGGTTCGCGTGGTGCCCAGAGCGTGGACCCATCTGATCGCCGCAGCCCTCGGCCGTCCGATAGACCCTGCGATGCCTCTGCCCGATCTTTGGCGCGATCGGGTTCGGCACTTGGCGCCCAGCGTCGACCTGCCACAGGCGATGGGTGACGGTGGCGATGTGGACTATCCCGCGTGGGACGGCCCAGGGGGTGCTGTCCAGGGATCGATCGAAGCAGCCGATCGTGCACTCGAAAGGGTGGATTCGGCGATCATCGCCACTCGCAGAGCGAGCTTCCCGCTTCTCGGACTCGACCCGGAGGATCCTCGTGACTGA
- a CDS encoding DUF4192 domain-containing protein: protein MTTFPDNLPTPPMLATVSATGDLIAAIPAMLGFTPSRSLLLICLDGQIGESLTIGTVMRHDLSFPDPDLTQRSVSNEMADVIDRFAAVCLRDEVRTAIAVIVDDGTKTSAAVGRGDTRYQALGSRLEDRLHARGTDLLDTFLTENIAHGCAWISLTEPRERGTVSDPRSSAVTLAYVLRGKAMLDSREAFAELLQPLDTEVSRQVRACMGAAREADMPSQRISIERILQEIGRWAQSPLDQPRSLELSAEQIAEFGVALARLMVRDSMLALVLHDCAATAEQLWSYLSRILPGPERACPATLLGFSAYARGDGVMAGVAIDLALAVDPDYSLARLLDSALNAGARPEMIREVALSGYAVAELCGVRLPPPTSVR from the coding sequence ATGACTACGTTCCCTGACAATTTACCCACTCCACCGATGTTGGCCACAGTGTCGGCTACCGGTGACCTGATCGCTGCCATCCCGGCAATGCTCGGCTTCACCCCTTCACGATCTCTCCTGCTCATCTGCCTGGACGGCCAGATCGGCGAAAGTCTCACTATTGGCACAGTGATGCGTCACGATCTGAGCTTTCCGGACCCCGACCTGACACAGCGCTCGGTAAGCAACGAGATGGCCGATGTGATCGACCGCTTCGCGGCCGTCTGCTTGCGAGATGAGGTTCGCACGGCCATCGCCGTCATCGTCGATGACGGAACGAAGACCTCTGCGGCAGTCGGCCGCGGTGATACCCGTTATCAGGCTCTCGGGAGTCGACTCGAGGACCGACTCCATGCGCGGGGCACCGACCTGCTCGATACGTTCCTGACCGAGAACATCGCGCATGGATGTGCATGGATCTCGCTGACCGAGCCGCGAGAGAGGGGGACCGTATCGGATCCGCGGTCTTCGGCCGTGACGCTCGCATACGTACTCAGGGGGAAGGCAATGCTGGACTCCAGAGAAGCATTCGCAGAGCTGTTGCAGCCCTTGGACACCGAAGTGAGCAGGCAGGTTCGCGCGTGCATGGGCGCGGCACGAGAAGCGGACATGCCCTCGCAACGAATCTCCATCGAACGAATCCTGCAAGAGATCGGTCGCTGGGCACAATCGCCACTCGACCAGCCGAGGTCGCTCGAACTTTCGGCGGAGCAGATCGCCGAGTTCGGGGTTGCTTTGGCGCGCTTGATGGTTCGAGACAGCATGCTCGCGCTTGTCCTTCACGACTGTGCTGCCACTGCTGAGCAACTGTGGTCGTATTTGTCGCGTATATTGCCGGGACCCGAGCGCGCGTGTCCAGCAACGTTGCTCGGGTTCAGCGCGTACGCACGCGGTGACGGAGTAATGGCAGGGGTTGCGATCGATCTAGCGTTGGCCGTCGACCCCGACTACTCACTCGCACGCCTCCTCGACTCCGCCTTGAACGCCGGCGCTCGTCCAGAGATGATCAGAGAGGTTGCGCTCAGCGGCTACGCAGTCGCCGAACTGTGTGGCGTCCGTTTGCCGCCACCTACGAGTGTGCGTTGA
- the galE gene encoding UDP-glucose 4-epimerase GalE, with the protein MRLLVTGGAGYVGSVCAAILVDRGHDVVVVDNLSTGNSEAVPTNATFVEADIKDVAASLLSETKFDGVLHFAAQSLVGESVVAPAEYWSGNVVTTLALLDAIRESNTPRLVFSSTAATYGEPQKTPITEDAPAAPTNPYGATKLAIDHAITSYSAAYGLAATSLRYFNVAGAYKEFGENRVVETHLIPLVLQTALGQREKISVFGSDYPTPDGTAVRDYIHVADLAEAHVLALETSTPSRHRIYNLGSGTGFSVREVIDACTRVTGLPIAVEDAPRRAGDPAVLIASSDRAISELGWTPRFTDLDVIVADAWTFLQNLGDRSHAVRVNAHS; encoded by the coding sequence GTGAGACTTTTGGTGACCGGCGGTGCCGGCTACGTGGGCAGTGTCTGCGCGGCGATACTTGTCGATCGAGGACATGACGTCGTCGTCGTCGACAATTTGTCCACCGGAAACAGCGAGGCCGTCCCGACGAACGCGACGTTCGTCGAAGCCGACATCAAGGATGTCGCGGCATCGCTGTTGTCCGAAACGAAATTCGATGGGGTATTGCATTTCGCCGCCCAGTCGCTTGTCGGTGAATCAGTTGTCGCGCCGGCAGAGTACTGGTCCGGCAACGTGGTGACCACGCTCGCGTTGCTCGATGCGATTCGTGAGTCGAACACCCCTCGGCTGGTGTTTTCTTCGACTGCCGCCACGTACGGTGAGCCGCAGAAGACACCGATCACCGAGGATGCACCTGCGGCGCCGACCAATCCTTACGGTGCAACCAAATTGGCAATCGATCACGCGATCACGTCGTATTCAGCAGCATACGGATTGGCTGCCACCAGCCTGCGGTATTTCAACGTCGCTGGTGCTTACAAGGAGTTCGGCGAGAATCGGGTTGTCGAGACGCACCTGATTCCGCTCGTGCTGCAAACTGCTCTGGGCCAACGCGAGAAGATTTCGGTCTTCGGTTCCGACTATCCGACACCGGACGGAACTGCGGTACGCGACTACATTCATGTCGCGGATCTGGCCGAGGCTCATGTCCTTGCGCTGGAGACATCGACGCCGAGCAGACATCGGATTTACAACCTCGGCAGCGGCACCGGATTCTCCGTCCGTGAGGTCATCGACGCGTGCACACGTGTGACAGGCCTTCCTATCGCCGTCGAGGATGCACCCCGTCGCGCAGGTGACCCTGCTGTCCTGATCGCTTCGAGCGATCGTGCCATCTCGGAGTTGGGGTGGACTCCGCGTTTCACCGACCTCGACGTCATCGTCGCGGACGCATGGACGTTCCTGCAGAATCTCGGAGACCGATCCCACGCGGTACGAGTCAACGCACACTCGTAG
- a CDS encoding sigma-70 family RNA polymerase sigma factor: MTSPSTTTRPRPTDADLDAQSPAADLVRVYLNGIGRTALLTAEEEVNLAKRIEAGLYAKNVLENTKRLTAVKKRKLAIIVRDGSAARSHLLEANLRLVVSLAKRYTGRGMPLLDLIQEGNLGLIRAMEKFDYAKGFKFSTYATWWIRQAITRGMADQSRTIRLPVHLVEQVNKLARIKRELHQQLGREATDDELSSESGIPAAKIADLLDHSRDPVSLDMPVGSDEEAPLGDFIEDSEATSAENAVIAGLLHSDVRTVLSTLDEREQQVIRLRYGLDDGQPRTLDQIGKLFGLSRERVRQIEREVMVKLRQGDRAEKLRSYAS; encoded by the coding sequence ATGACCAGCCCCAGCACTACGACCCGCCCACGTCCGACCGACGCCGATCTCGACGCACAGAGCCCGGCTGCGGATCTCGTCCGCGTCTATCTCAACGGCATAGGTCGCACCGCGCTGTTGACTGCGGAAGAGGAAGTGAATCTCGCCAAGCGCATCGAAGCTGGCTTGTACGCGAAGAATGTGCTGGAGAACACCAAGCGCTTGACGGCGGTCAAAAAGCGCAAGCTGGCGATCATCGTCCGTGACGGGAGTGCTGCTCGGAGCCATCTTCTCGAGGCAAACCTACGTCTCGTGGTGTCCCTTGCGAAGCGATACACCGGACGTGGCATGCCGCTGCTCGATCTGATTCAAGAGGGGAACCTCGGTCTGATTCGCGCTATGGAGAAGTTCGACTACGCAAAGGGGTTCAAGTTCTCCACCTACGCAACCTGGTGGATCCGGCAGGCCATCACCCGTGGGATGGCAGATCAGAGCCGAACCATTCGGCTACCAGTACATTTGGTCGAGCAGGTGAACAAGCTGGCCAGGATCAAGCGAGAACTTCATCAGCAACTCGGTCGCGAGGCCACCGACGACGAACTGTCCAGCGAATCGGGAATTCCGGCCGCGAAGATTGCCGACCTACTCGATCACAGTCGCGACCCGGTCAGCCTCGATATGCCGGTCGGAAGCGATGAGGAAGCCCCACTCGGCGACTTCATCGAGGACTCCGAAGCTACTTCCGCTGAGAACGCAGTTATCGCCGGACTTCTTCACAGCGACGTCCGCACAGTGCTCTCCACGCTGGACGAACGCGAGCAACAGGTCATTCGTCTGCGGTACGGCTTGGATGATGGGCAGCCCCGCACACTCGATCAGATCGGCAAACTGTTCGGTCTCTCGCGCGAGCGCGTTCGTCAGATCGAGCGCGAGGTCATGGTCAAGCTTCGGCAGGGCGACCGAGCGGAGAAGCTACGGTCCTACGCAAGCTGA
- a CDS encoding S-(hydroxymethyl)mycothiol dehydrogenase yields MPQQVRAVVAKAKGEAVSIETVTIPDPGPNDVVVKIDACGVCHTDLAYRDGGINDEYPFMLGHEAAGTVETVGDAVTHVEIGDFVVLNWRAVCGECRACKKGTPWYCFDTHNASQKMTLVDGTELTPALGIGAFADKTLVHERQCTKVAPGSDPAVVGLIGCGVMAGIGAAMNTGNVSRGDSVAVIGCGGVGDAAIAGAKLAGATKIIAVDRDEGKLEWAKDLGATHTVDASAVDPVETIQELTGGFGADVVIDAVGRPETWKQAFYARDLAGTVVLVGVPTPEMTLEMPLVDFFSRGGSLKSSWYGDCLPERDFPMLVDLYEQGRLPLEKFVTERIGIDDVEAAFTAMHDGKVLRSVVIL; encoded by the coding sequence ATGCCGCAGCAGGTGCGTGCCGTCGTCGCCAAGGCCAAGGGCGAAGCGGTGTCGATCGAGACGGTCACGATTCCGGATCCGGGCCCCAACGACGTCGTCGTGAAGATCGACGCGTGCGGCGTCTGCCACACGGATCTGGCTTACCGTGACGGCGGAATCAATGACGAGTACCCCTTCATGCTCGGGCACGAGGCAGCAGGAACTGTAGAAACTGTCGGTGACGCGGTGACGCACGTCGAGATCGGCGACTTCGTAGTGCTGAACTGGCGCGCAGTATGTGGAGAGTGTCGGGCATGCAAAAAGGGCACACCCTGGTACTGCTTCGATACGCACAATGCCTCGCAAAAGATGACGCTCGTAGATGGCACCGAACTCACTCCTGCGCTCGGTATCGGCGCGTTCGCAGACAAGACTCTCGTCCACGAGCGGCAGTGCACCAAGGTTGCGCCGGGTTCGGACCCGGCGGTCGTCGGGCTGATCGGCTGCGGCGTCATGGCAGGTATCGGCGCGGCGATGAACACCGGCAACGTCTCGCGCGGTGACTCGGTCGCAGTTATCGGCTGCGGTGGCGTCGGCGACGCGGCCATCGCCGGAGCAAAACTGGCAGGCGCGACGAAGATCATCGCTGTCGATCGGGACGAGGGAAAGCTCGAGTGGGCTAAGGACTTGGGCGCTACCCACACGGTGGACGCGTCCGCGGTCGATCCGGTCGAAACCATCCAGGAATTGACCGGTGGGTTCGGCGCCGACGTCGTGATCGATGCTGTCGGTCGACCGGAGACGTGGAAGCAGGCGTTCTACGCTCGCGATCTGGCCGGCACAGTTGTTCTGGTGGGTGTACCGACGCCGGAGATGACACTCGAGATGCCTTTGGTAGATTTTTTCTCTCGTGGTGGCTCGCTCAAGTCTTCTTGGTACGGCGATTGTCTTCCGGAGCGGGACTTCCCGATGCTTGTCGATCTCTACGAGCAGGGTCGATTGCCACTGGAGAAGTTCGTCACCGAACGAATTGGTATCGACGACGTGGAAGCGGCGTTCACTGCGATGCACGACGGCAAGGTGCTGCGTTCGGTGGTCATCCTGTGA
- a CDS encoding metal-dependent transcriptional regulator: MKDLVDTTEMYLRTIYDLEEEGVVPLRARIAERLEQSGPTVSQTVARMERDGLLSVAGDRHLELTEKGRGLAVSVMRKHRLAERLLVDIIGLRWEDVHAEACRWEHVMSEEVERRLVAVLNNPTTSPYGNPIPGLDELGFGQPAAVHEDLIRLTDVSHGQPTAVVVRRLAEHVQSDPEVIAQLRDAGVVPDARVTVEAKPGTVTITVPGHEGIDISEEMAHAVQVKLV, translated from the coding sequence GTGAAGGATCTGGTCGACACCACGGAGATGTACCTCCGCACGATCTACGATTTGGAGGAAGAGGGTGTGGTGCCTTTACGGGCACGTATCGCCGAACGCCTCGAACAGAGTGGTCCTACCGTCAGTCAGACTGTGGCCAGGATGGAACGTGACGGGCTGCTTTCCGTTGCGGGCGACCGCCATCTGGAGCTGACCGAGAAGGGACGCGGACTCGCTGTGTCGGTGATGCGCAAGCATCGACTCGCCGAGCGACTGCTGGTCGACATCATCGGTCTTCGCTGGGAGGACGTGCACGCCGAGGCATGCCGGTGGGAACACGTGATGAGCGAAGAGGTGGAACGTCGTCTCGTCGCTGTACTGAACAATCCGACGACCTCGCCCTACGGCAACCCGATTCCAGGTTTGGATGAGCTGGGTTTCGGCCAGCCGGCGGCGGTCCACGAAGATTTGATTCGCCTGACGGACGTCTCGCACGGTCAGCCGACGGCGGTGGTCGTGCGTCGACTCGCAGAGCACGTCCAATCCGATCCGGAGGTCATCGCACAGTTGCGTGATGCGGGTGTCGTCCCAGACGCCCGGGTTACAGTCGAGGCCAAGCCCGGCACGGTCACCATTACCGTTCCAGGTCATGAGGGAATAGATATTTCGGAAGAAATGGCTCACGCCGTTCAGGTGAAGTTGGTCTAG
- a CDS encoding MBL fold metallo-hydrolase — protein MSGKLRIQRVVTSGTFSLDGGTWDVENNIWLIGDDTEVVIVDAAHQQQPILDAVGSRTVKAIVCTHGHNDHVTVAPQLSQALDAPVLLHPADDMLWEQTHPGVTHRTVEDGDRISIAGTDIVAIHTPGHSPGSTCLYVPEAGELFSGDTLFSGGPGATGRSYSDFPTIIGSIRDKLFALPAETRVKTGHGDGTSIGDESPHLEEWLKRGS, from the coding sequence GTGAGTGGAAAATTGCGCATCCAGAGGGTGGTGACGTCTGGGACGTTCAGTCTCGACGGGGGTACCTGGGACGTCGAGAACAACATCTGGTTGATCGGTGACGACACCGAGGTGGTGATCGTCGATGCAGCGCACCAGCAGCAACCGATCCTGGACGCGGTCGGTAGTCGAACCGTCAAGGCCATCGTCTGCACGCACGGCCACAACGACCACGTGACGGTCGCCCCGCAGCTCTCGCAGGCGCTCGATGCCCCGGTGCTGCTTCACCCAGCGGACGACATGCTGTGGGAGCAGACTCATCCGGGTGTTACGCATCGGACCGTCGAGGACGGTGACCGGATCTCGATAGCGGGAACCGACATCGTCGCTATCCACACGCCCGGTCATTCACCAGGCTCAACGTGCCTGTACGTACCCGAAGCTGGAGAGTTGTTCAGCGGAGACACTTTGTTCTCCGGCGGACCCGGAGCGACAGGACGTTCGTATTCGGACTTTCCGACGATCATCGGTTCCATCCGGGACAAGCTGTTCGCCCTTCCGGCCGAGACTCGCGTCAAGACCGGCCATGGTGACGGCACCAGCATCGGCGACGAGTCTCCGCATCTGGAGGAATGGCTCAAGCGCGGGTCGTGA